In the Carboxydothermus hydrogenoformans Z-2901 genome, GCTTCAATCTTGGAAAGGCTTAACAAATCATCAATTAACCGGGTCAACCTTTCGGTTTCACTGTTCATTATCTGAAGAAAATGTTTGGCAATGGTTTTATCTTCCAACGCTCCATCCAATAAAGTTTCCAAAAAACCCTTAATGGAGGTTAGCGGCGTTCTTAATTCGTGGGAAACATTGGCAATAAATTCACTCCGCATTTTCTCTAACTTTCGTTCTTCAGTAATATCATCAAAAACTGCCACAAGACCAACCTTTTGGTCGTGTTCATCTTTTAACGGTGTTACGTGAATTAAGATGGTCTTGGAATTTGGCAGTAAAAATTCTATTTCCCGGGTCATTTCTTTTAAATTGGCCAGAGCTTCCTTTAAAAATTTTTCCAATTCGTAGTTTCTGATTACTTCCAAGAGAGGCTTGGGCTCCCCGGTAAAGTTTAACTTCCCGAAGAGATTTTCCAAACCTTTATTTACTAAAATAACTCTCCCGTCCCGGTCCAATACCATAACCCCGGCTTTAATTCCGGCTAAAATTGCCGTAAGTCTTTTTTCTCCTTCGTTAATAGCTCTTTTGCAGTTTTCCAGCTGTTCAATCAAGTGGTTTACATTATCAACAATTTTCCCCAGTTCCTTATCATTATAATAGCTTACCTTGGAATACTGGCCCTGCCGCCATTTTGAGGTAAATTCTTCTAATAACTTAAATTTGTTATTAACTTCTTTAATAAATGCTCCAAAAATTATATACCCCAGTGCAGCAAGAAAAATCCCTTCCAAAATTGAAAGCAATTTTCCTTCAACCAGAAAAAGGACTATTAAATTAACAAGAAACAGCAGTAACAGGCCAATTTCCATTCTCATTTCTTTTCCTCACCGAACCGGTAACCCACTCCCCGAACGGTTTCGATGTAAACCGGATCTGCCGGATTATCTTCTATCTTTTGTCGTATATGACGAATATGAACATCCACCGTCCGGGTATCTCCCAAAAACTCGTAACCCCATATTTTCTCTAAAAGATATTCCCGGGTAAATACTTTACCGGGATTACTGGCTAAAAGCTTTAAAAGCTCAAACTCTTTGGGAGTAAAATCCATTTTTTTGCCCTTAACGTAAACCGCAAATTTTTCCTGATCTATGACAATATCTTTAATTTTGATAATTCCCTCTTTCTTCCCCTCTCTTCCTTCCAAACGTCTGAGTCTTGCTTTAACCCTGGCTACCAGTTCCCGGGGAGAAAAGGGCTTCACCATATAATCATCGGCCCCTAACTCTAAGCCCAGGATTTTATCCACTTCCTCCCCGCGGGCGCTTAACATGATGATTGGTATTTCCGCTGTTTTTTCATTGTTCCTGATATTTTTACATACTTCCAAACCACTCATTCCGGGAAGCATAATATCAAGGATAACTAAATCCGGAAGCTCTTTTTTTACAATCTCAAGGGCTCTTATACCATCATAAGCTTCCAAAACTTTATAACCTTCCCGCTCCAGGTTGAACTTTATTAGCTCCACAATTGGAGCTTCATCATCCACCACTAAAATTTTCATAACCTACCTCCCTTTTTATAATCCCGGCAGCCATACGCCCGGTTACACCCGCATCCCTGCGGTAAGAAAAAAATAAGTCAGGATTACAGGACGTGCAAAGATTTAAAATCTCAATGTTTTGCTGCTGAATACCAGCTTTAATTAATATTTCGGAATTTATCTCCCAGAGATTTAAAAAGTATTTCCCCTCTTTTTTTATCACTCCCTTGGGATAGCCCCGGTCAAGAAAACTCTGGGCAACCTCATCGCCCACTTCATAACAGCACGGTCCAATTGCCGGCCCGATACCGCAAATAATATTTTCCGGTTTTGCCCCTAAGGAAGTTAAAGTATAAACCATTTTTGCCCCAATTTCCGTTAACGTACCCCGCCACCCGGCATGGGCTACCCCTAAAAGAAAAGGATCAGGCGAAAAAAAGTACAACGGCACGCAGTCGGCATAAAACGTTAAAAGTCCAAGGTTTTTTTCCCTGGTAATTAAGCCGTCGGTCTTTTTTACCGCCGAATCCAGTTGTTCCATACCCCGTCCGCCATCAGCATGGTCTACAAGGGCAATATTTGTACCATGTACCTGCTCCGCTGCTACAAAATTTTTTAAATCTAAATCCCAAACTGCGGCTAAAAGTTCGCGGTTTTTTATTACAGCCTTTTGTTCATCACCCACGTGGAGGGCTAAATTAAAACTTTGATAAGGTCCTGAACTTTGCCCCCCAGAGCGCGTGGTGAAAAAAGCATCAATACCAAAATCCTGGAATTTTTTAAAGAAAAAAAGCTTTAAGCCTTTTCTTTCTTTTAATAAAAACTCCATCAACTTTCTAACTCCTTAACTAATTTTTCCACTAAATCTCTGGCTTTCTCCGTTAATTGTTTAGCTTTCAATAAAGTAATTACTTTATCGATTAATACTTCTTCCGATTTTCCGGGTAAGTTTGCAAGTAAAGATATTGTTTCCTGGTAACGGGGAAGGTAACACGGTATCCGATATTTTTCTTCAATTAATTTTTTTAAATTTAGCCGGGCCTCGTCTTCCCCGTGAACCAGGTAAATTTGCGCAGGTTTTTGGCTAAACCTTCCGATAAACGCCAGTAACTCCCTCTGATCGGCATGGGCCGATAAACCATCATAGTGGTAAACTTCCGCCTTAACGGCGATCTCCTCACCCATAATTTTAACCTCTTTTGCTCCATCTAACAACTTTCGACCCAGGGTATCCTGAGCTTGATAGCCAACCAACAATACCGCCGACTCTGGCCGCCATAAATTATGTTTTAAATGATGGCGTATCCGGCCCGCATCGGCCATACCTGAAGCAGATATAATAATAGCCCGGCTAATGTTATTAAGCTTTACCGAATCTTCCTGGCTTACCGAAAAATGAAGGCCAGGAAAGGCAAGGGGATCATCTCCCCGGTTAAGTTTTTCTTTGTACTCTTCATTAAAAAACATCGGATATTTTTTGAAAAGCTTGGTAATTTCCACCGCCAAAGGGCTATCGATGTATACATCTATTGGAGGTACTTCCTTATTTTCCACTAAGTCGTTTAAAATATAAATTAAATCCTGGGTCCGCTCCATAGCAAAAGCCGGAATAATTAAATTGCCGTTTCTCCTATAAACTTTTTCAATTAAAGATTTTAAAAGAGTTTTTAAATCTCCTTCCTCGGAACGAACCCGGTCACCATACGTACTTTCTAAAACTAAAATATCGGTCAAAGGAACTTTTTGCGGTTCTTTCATAAAAGGCCTGCCATTTCGGCCTAAATCGCCGGTAAACAAAATAGTTCTGGTAGCGTCCTGCCCTTTATATGCAATTTTTATCATAGCCGAACCTAAAATGTGTCCGGCATCAAAAAAAGTAACTTCTAAACCAGGTAAGGGAGTAATGGGTGTTTCCAAAGGTATTTTTTGAAAATATGCCAAAGCATTAAATGCATCGTCAGCGGTATAAATCGGCTGTAATTCCGGCTTACCTGCCCGTCTTAGTTTTCTGTTTTTTCTCTCCACTTCCATTTCCTGCACATGTCCGCTATCGGGGAGCATTACCGCCGCTAAATCCACCGTCGGTTCCGTGGCATAAATGGTTCCCTTAAAACCTTTTTTTACAAGCTTAGGAATTAACCCGGAATGGTCGATATGGGCATGGGTTAAAAGAATAAACTCGATTTCCCGTGGATTAAAAGGAAATTCGCCATAATTTCTTTCCTTTATCGCTTTTGGGCCCTGAAAAAGCCCGCAATCCACCAAAAACTTGTGCCCGGCAACGTTAAATAGGTAGCACGAGCCGGTAACTGTATCAGCGGCACCGAAAAAAGTTAATTCCATTTTACTCCCCCAATCTTCTTTTTTTCTATATTACTCTTGAATTTTGGGAGTGTAAAGAAAAAAAAAGAGTAAATTTCAACAATTTACTCCCATTTCACTTCAACTATTTGCTTTTGTAAAAAACTCTTTTTCAAGTCAATTAACCTCTGATTCGACGAGCCTCTAAAAGGTAAAGTAAAAGTTTTAAGTTCCTTGATAAAGGGCCCATCTACCAGGTAATCGGCAGCTTTTAACAATTCTAAAATTTCTGGTTGATGTTGTCCAATTTGCATTAACTCCTCAAAGGTATAACCGGTATAAATAACCGTATTTTTGCCAAGAACAGAAGTTTTTTGTACCAAATCAATTAAGTTTTTAGCCTGTAAAAACGGCTCACCCCCGGAAATGGTTAACCCTGCTAAGAGAGGATTTTTCTTGATTTGTTCAAAAATTAGTTCGCTTTCCAATTCATAGCCCCCGGAAACATCCCAGGTTTCCGGATTATGACAACCATCACACCGGTGAGGGCAACCCTGCGTATAAACCACCAGACGTAACCCCGGACCGTCCGTTACACTTTCCCTGGTAATACCTGCTACCTTTAGTTTCGCCATTATAACACCCCGTGGGGTCTGCGGTCGTAAAGTTCGGCCAGTTTTGCATCGTTAAAACGGTCTACCGTACTTAAATAACCGGTAATCCTTCTAACCCGCCTAATCTGTCCCTCACCGCAGGCTGGACAAAGGTCATCAATCACCCCTAAAAAGCCACAGTTTTCGCAAAAATCAAGGGGATAGTTAATTCCCGCATATCCCATGTCGTTTTTTGCCATATGTCTTATAACCGCTTCCAAAGCTTCAATGTTATTTAAGGGAGGAGCGGAAAACTCTACATAGCTAATGTGCCCACCGTTGCAGTACTTGTGATACGGTCCCTCAATTTCTATCTTTCTAAATATTTCAATGGGATACGCTACCGGCACATGAAAAGAGTTAGTGTAGTATTGCTTATCGGTAACTCCGGGTATCACCCCAAATTCTTTTCGGTCCAAAGCCGTAAATCGCCCGGATAAACCTTCCGCGGGGGTTGCCAGCAAGGCAAAGTTAAGGTCCGTTTCCTCACAAAACTCATCCACCTTTTCCCGCATAGCTTTTACTATTTTGAGGCCCAGTTCCTGAGCTTCCTCACTTTCTCCGTGATGTTTTTCGGTAAGTAAAATTAAGGTTTCCGCAAGACCGATAAAGCCTATCGAAAATGTCCCATGCACAATTGCCGGTAAAATTGAATCTTCCGGTCCCAAATTTTCGGAACCCAAATAAATTTTTTGCCCCATGATAAAAGGTAAATCCTTTACCTTTAAATTTTTTAAAACGGAAAGCCGGTGAAGGAGCTGCTGTTTTCCCATTTCCATAAGCCAGAATAGTTCCTGCCAAAAAACTTCAAGGTTACCCCTGGCTTTAATGGCAAGCCGGGGTAGATTTAAGGTAACCGCAGCAATGTTCCCCCGCCGTTCGGTAACCTCCGGTCCCTTCCGGTTGGCCATAACCCTGGTACGACAGCCCATATAACTTACCTGGTCGCCGTACCTCTGATTAAAGCTACTGTCCATAAAACTAAAAGTTGGATTTAGCCTTTTAGCGGCAACCCTTAAAGCAAGTTGAAAAAGATCGTAATTGGGGTCACCCGGCTCAAAGTTAACGCCTTTTTTCAGACGAAAAATTATATTGGGAAAAATGGGATTTTCGCCCCGGCCAAGCCCTCTTTCGTAGGCCAGTAAAAAATTTCTCGTAACTTTGCGACCCGCCTCGCTGGTGTCGGTGCCCAGATTTATACTGCTAAAGACTACCTGATTTCCTGCCCGGCTGTGCATGCTGTTTAAATTATAGATAAACGCCTCCATCGCCTGGAAAATCTCTTCCTCCGGCGCCTGACCCATAAAGGCTGCCATATCCCGGTCGAAAAACGGAAAGCTCTGCCCGCCGTACATGTCATTTTGAGCACTCTGCAACACAATGGCCGCCAGGGCCGCCGCACTACCCGGACGCTTTGGCGGTCTTATATAGCCATGTCCATTATTAAAGCCTTTTTCTAAAATTTCCTTTAAGGGATGCTGGAGGCAGTTTATGGTTTTGGCATAATAATCTAAATCGTGGATGTGGTAATCGCCCCGCTTATGTAACAGCGCCAGTTCTTCGGGAATTAGCCGGGAAAGGTAGTAATGTTTGGAGGCAGCACTGGCTATTTGGTACATTTTGGCCGCCGGCGAGTGCCCGATATTGGCGTTTTCCCGGCTGGTTTCCACCAAGATTTCCGCCACGGTATCCATTAATTCCGATTTGCCTTCCCGAATCGCCGTTCTTTTTGCCCGGTAGAGAATATACGCCTTGGCCGTTTTCGCATGACCGTTTTCAATTAAAATTTTTTCCACCGCATCCTGGACATCTTCCACGTTAAAAAGATTTCCGTTATATTTTGCTTTTAAATAGCCGAGGACCTGTAAGGTCAATTTTAAAGCCGTTTCCCGATCTTCTCCTCCCACCGCCCGGGCTGCTTTAAAAATTGCTTCGGTTATTTTATTAGGGTCAAAAGGCACTACCCTACCGTCCCGTTTGATAATCTCTTTAAACATTTATGAATTCTCTCCCCCGTTTAACAGTTTCTTTAACTCTTCTAAAAAAGAATTAACATCTTTAAACTGCCGGTATACCGAGGCAAAGCGAACATACGCTACTTCATCAAGTTTCTTTAACCGGCTCATGACCATTTCCCCAATTTCCAAACTTGTAACCTCCTGCTCTAATCTATTTTTTAGTTCCCTCTCAATCTCCTCAGCTATTTCTAAAAGCTTGCTCTCGGCAATAGGCCTTTTTTCGCACGCCTTTAATAAGCCAGTGTAAATTTTGTGTTTATCAAATAGTTGCTTGCTGCCATCTTTTTTAACCACAATTAACGGCCGGTCATCCAAACGTTCATAGGTGGTAAATCTTTTGCTGCAGTTTTCACATTCCCGGCGCCTTTTAATGGCAAAACCATCCTCCGCTGCCCGGGTATCTATCACCCGGGTATTTTCGTTACCGCAAAAAGGACACCTCAAATTCCTCCCACCACCCTATATTTTGTGTTCAATCTAATTATATACTACTATATCTTGTGTGGTCAAGGAAATAAAAGGAAAAAAAATAACCCCAGGGCATACCAGCCTGAGGTTTTAGCGGGACGGTATTTCAACAAAATTGGGAAGGTCCACCAGAATTACATCTATTCCAATTTTTTTTATCGCCGACCAGGGAATAAACACATCATCATTCCGCGCCCAAAAATTCCAGCTCCGGGTAGCTACCGGTATGATTAAGCCATTAATTTTACCCCTCTCTAAATCCAGATCAATATCTTTAATTAGCCCGAGCCGCCGTCCGTCCGCAACGTTAATTACTTCACGATATTTCAATTCCGAAAGCCTTAACATAAAAACACCCCCGGCCTGGTAAATTATATGCCGGAGGCCTTGAAAATTACCCTTTTTTTATTGTTTTTTTGAACTTCTTAATGAAAAGGGACTTCAAGTAATAACTTTTTACGTGCGAAGGTTCGATTCGTCCCCAATCGGCAAAACAAAGGTGGGGATAAAGAATGCACCACCAGTTATGCCCCTCGGCTTTGCCGATTTTTATTCTTAAAGCATCGTAATAGCCGGCAGGTACCAGATATTCACCATAAGAGCGCTCGGAAAAATAAAACTTTCCCATCTCCACTTTTATCCCAATATCTTTTCCCTGAGTTTTAAGATAATTCTGGGCCACAGCAGTGATGTGGGGCAGTTCATTTTTTATAACATTTAACGCATCCTCGCGCCTTTTTACCGTTTTTAATCTGGGATATAAATACGTTAATACTTCATCCCTTACCCTTAATTTTAGCTCCTGGTCAGCGGGGTTATCGCTGGCAGCAATTACATGAAAACGGATAATATCGTTCTCCACCACTTTGGGCATTATCTCCCCTTTATAGGAAAAGAAACCAAAAATTAAACTTGCCCCCAAAAATAAAACTCCTAAAGCGCAAATTCTTTTCAGACCTACTCCTCCCTCAAACAAACTTTCTTAAATGATTTAAGGCTGCTTTTTCCAACCTTGAGACCTGGGCCTGGGAAATACCGATTTCTTCGGCCACCTCCATCTGGGTTTTACCTTCATAAAATCGCAATTTTAAAATAAGCCTTTCCCTTTCATTTAACCGTTCTAAAGCTTCTTTTAAAGCTATCCCTTGAAGCCAGTTATGGTCGGTATTTTTTTCGTCCTTGATTTGATCCATAACAAATATGGGATCGCCGCCGTCCTGGTAAATCGGTTCAAAAAGAGAAACCGGATCTTGAATAGCATCTAAGGCAAAAACTACCTCTTCCTGCGGAACTTTTAACTCCTGGGCAATTTCACTTACGGTAGGCTCCCGGGAAAAACGTCCGACCAAATTATCCCGTACCTGGAGAGCTTTATAAGCGACATCCCTTAAAGACCGGCTTACCCTTATGGGATTATTATCCCGCAAATACCGGCGAATTTCGCCAATAATCATTGGTACTGCATAGGTTGAAAATTTAACATTTTGCTCCAAATCAAAGTTATCAATGGCTTTAATTAGCCCGATGCACCCTACTTGAAAAAGGTCATCCACATACTCCCCGCGATTGGTAAATCTTTGAATTATGCTTAAAACAAGTCTCAAGTTACCCGAAATAAGTTTTTGCCTTGCCTCCATATCCCCTTCTTTAACCTTAAGGAAAAGTTTTTTCATTTCCTGGTTGGTTAGCACCGGCAGTTTGGAAGTATTAACTCCGCAAATCTCGACTTTGTTTGATTGCATCGCGGTCACCCCATTAGTCGGAGTTTTGACCTACCGTTATGATTATTGCCCTGGGTTTTTCCTTTTATACTGGAAAAAAATAAAAAATCCGGCAAAACGCCGGAACTTATTCCATCCGAATTATTTCTTTTTTAAGCCGTTTTAAAATTTT is a window encoding:
- the pnpS gene encoding two-component system histidine kinase PnpS, translating into MRMEIGLLLLFLVNLIVLFLVEGKLLSILEGIFLAALGYIIFGAFIKEVNNKFKLLEEFTSKWRQGQYSKVSYYNDKELGKIVDNVNHLIEQLENCKRAINEGEKRLTAILAGIKAGVMVLDRDGRVILVNKGLENLFGKLNFTGEPKPLLEVIRNYELEKFLKEALANLKEMTREIEFLLPNSKTILIHVTPLKDEHDQKVGLVAVFDDITEERKLEKMRSEFIANVSHELRTPLTSIKGFLETLLDGALEDKTIAKHFLQIMNSETERLTRLIDDLLSLSKIEAKKVDFAPKPLMLQELIQKMKLLFKSRLEEKELSFIISLPENLPLVLADGDMISQVLINLIDNAIKYTPAGGKIEVTAAVKGSWVEVVVKDTGIGIPEESQKRIFERFYRVDKARSRELGGTGLGLAIVKHIIELHNGKVWVKSKVGEGSAFGFTIPIAQTVQKEE
- a CDS encoding response regulator transcription factor, whose amino-acid sequence is MKILVVDDEAPIVELIKFNLEREGYKVLEAYDGIRALEIVKKELPDLVILDIMLPGMSGLEVCKNIRNNEKTAEIPIIMLSARGEEVDKILGLELGADDYMVKPFSPRELVARVKARLRRLEGREGKKEGIIKIKDIVIDQEKFAVYVKGKKMDFTPKEFELLKLLASNPGKVFTREYLLEKIWGYEFLGDTRTVDVHIRHIRQKIEDNPADPVYIETVRGVGYRFGEEKK
- the pgeF gene encoding peptidoglycan editing factor PgeF — its product is MEFLLKERKGLKLFFFKKFQDFGIDAFFTTRSGGQSSGPYQSFNLALHVGDEQKAVIKNRELLAAVWDLDLKNFVAAEQVHGTNIALVDHADGGRGMEQLDSAVKKTDGLITREKNLGLLTFYADCVPLYFFSPDPFLLGVAHAGWRGTLTEIGAKMVYTLTSLGAKPENIICGIGPAIGPCCYEVGDEVAQSFLDRGYPKGVIKKEGKYFLNLWEINSEILIKAGIQQQNIEILNLCTSCNPDLFFSYRRDAGVTGRMAAGIIKREVGYENFSGG
- a CDS encoding MBL fold metallo-hydrolase RNA specificity domain-containing protein, with protein sequence MELTFFGAADTVTGSCYLFNVAGHKFLVDCGLFQGPKAIKERNYGEFPFNPREIEFILLTHAHIDHSGLIPKLVKKGFKGTIYATEPTVDLAAVMLPDSGHVQEMEVERKNRKLRRAGKPELQPIYTADDAFNALAYFQKIPLETPITPLPGLEVTFFDAGHILGSAMIKIAYKGQDATRTILFTGDLGRNGRPFMKEPQKVPLTDILVLESTYGDRVRSEEGDLKTLLKSLIEKVYRRNGNLIIPAFAMERTQDLIYILNDLVENKEVPPIDVYIDSPLAVEITKLFKKYPMFFNEEYKEKLNRGDDPLAFPGLHFSVSQEDSVKLNNISRAIIISASGMADAGRIRHHLKHNLWRPESAVLLVGYQAQDTLGRKLLDGAKEVKIMGEEIAVKAEVYHYDGLSAHADQRELLAFIGRFSQKPAQIYLVHGEDEARLNLKKLIEEKYRIPCYLPRYQETISLLANLPGKSEEVLIDKVITLLKAKQLTEKARDLVEKLVKELES
- the nrdG gene encoding anaerobic ribonucleoside-triphosphate reductase activating protein, encoding MAKLKVAGITRESVTDGPGLRLVVYTQGCPHRCDGCHNPETWDVSGGYELESELIFEQIKKNPLLAGLTISGGEPFLQAKNLIDLVQKTSVLGKNTVIYTGYTFEELMQIGQHQPEILELLKAADYLVDGPFIKELKTFTLPFRGSSNQRLIDLKKSFLQKQIVEVKWE
- the nrdD gene encoding anaerobic ribonucleoside-triphosphate reductase, whose protein sequence is MFKEIIKRDGRVVPFDPNKITEAIFKAARAVGGEDRETALKLTLQVLGYLKAKYNGNLFNVEDVQDAVEKILIENGHAKTAKAYILYRAKRTAIREGKSELMDTVAEILVETSRENANIGHSPAAKMYQIASAASKHYYLSRLIPEELALLHKRGDYHIHDLDYYAKTINCLQHPLKEILEKGFNNGHGYIRPPKRPGSAAALAAIVLQSAQNDMYGGQSFPFFDRDMAAFMGQAPEEEIFQAMEAFIYNLNSMHSRAGNQVVFSSINLGTDTSEAGRKVTRNFLLAYERGLGRGENPIFPNIIFRLKKGVNFEPGDPNYDLFQLALRVAAKRLNPTFSFMDSSFNQRYGDQVSYMGCRTRVMANRKGPEVTERRGNIAAVTLNLPRLAIKARGNLEVFWQELFWLMEMGKQQLLHRLSVLKNLKVKDLPFIMGQKIYLGSENLGPEDSILPAIVHGTFSIGFIGLAETLILLTEKHHGESEEAQELGLKIVKAMREKVDEFCEETDLNFALLATPAEGLSGRFTALDRKEFGVIPGVTDKQYYTNSFHVPVAYPIEIFRKIEIEGPYHKYCNGGHISYVEFSAPPLNNIEALEAVIRHMAKNDMGYAGINYPLDFCENCGFLGVIDDLCPACGEGQIRRVRRITGYLSTVDRFNDAKLAELYDRRPHGVL
- the nrdR gene encoding transcriptional regulator NrdR, which encodes MRCPFCGNENTRVIDTRAAEDGFAIKRRRECENCSKRFTTYERLDDRPLIVVKKDGSKQLFDKHKIYTGLLKACEKRPIAESKLLEIAEEIERELKNRLEQEVTSLEIGEMVMSRLKKLDEVAYVRFASVYRQFKDVNSFLEELKKLLNGGENS
- a CDS encoding YlmC/YmxH family sporulation protein: MLRLSELKYREVINVADGRRLGLIKDIDLDLERGKINGLIIPVATRSWNFWARNDDVFIPWSAIKKIGIDVILVDLPNFVEIPSR
- the spoIIR gene encoding stage II sporulation protein R; this encodes MGASLIFGFFSYKGEIMPKVVENDIIRFHVIAASDNPADQELKLRVRDEVLTYLYPRLKTVKRREDALNVIKNELPHITAVAQNYLKTQGKDIGIKVEMGKFYFSERSYGEYLVPAGYYDALRIKIGKAEGHNWWCILYPHLCFADWGRIEPSHVKSYYLKSLFIKKFKKTIKKG
- the sigG gene encoding RNA polymerase sporulation sigma factor SigG, producing the protein MQSNKVEICGVNTSKLPVLTNQEMKKLFLKVKEGDMEARQKLISGNLRLVLSIIQRFTNRGEYVDDLFQVGCIGLIKAIDNFDLEQNVKFSTYAVPMIIGEIRRYLRDNNPIRVSRSLRDVAYKALQVRDNLVGRFSREPTVSEIAQELKVPQEEVVFALDAIQDPVSLFEPIYQDGGDPIFVMDQIKDEKNTDHNWLQGIALKEALERLNERERLILKLRFYEGKTQMEVAEEIGISQAQVSRLEKAALNHLRKFV